A section of the Virgibacillus sp. NKC19-3 genome encodes:
- a CDS encoding FAD-binding oxidoreductase has product METAITNVIHGLEKWLRKDQVTMNETVLEEHSTDESYHTPSSPAVVVFPENAEEVSEIVRLADKYEIAVVPYGLGTSLEGHIIPYEHGITIDFSLMNSILEIREKDFLVKVQPGVTRSQLNKELKKYGLFFPVDPGADATLGGMAATNASGTMSVRYGIMRDQVRDLEVVLVDGKTIHTGNLAEKSSSGYHLNGIFVGSEGTLGCFTELTLKVYGIPEHQIAARASFNMVDDAVEAVTAILQAGVPIARMELLDEPSMVQANQYSETGYKEVPTLFLEFHGNEAGLTQDVSFAEDILNDFGCLEVTFEAETAARNKLWEARHHVLYAYTHGYPGRKLMITDVCLPISELAGAIQDARKTLRALSLQGGIVGHVGDGNYHIFLMIDLNNPEEVQNANQLNEHIVEYALNRGGTCTGEHGVGIGKQKYQKQEHGEALHLMEKIKSTLDPRDLFNPNKIVKQNVSAE; this is encoded by the coding sequence ATGGAAACAGCAATAACGAATGTAATACATGGATTAGAGAAATGGTTGCGAAAAGATCAAGTTACCATGAACGAGACTGTTCTGGAAGAACACAGCACAGATGAATCTTATCATACACCAAGTTCTCCAGCTGTAGTGGTATTTCCTGAAAATGCTGAAGAAGTGAGCGAAATTGTTCGTCTAGCTGATAAATATGAGATCGCGGTTGTTCCTTATGGCTTGGGAACAAGCTTAGAAGGTCATATTATCCCTTACGAACATGGCATAACCATTGATTTTTCGTTAATGAACAGCATACTGGAGATTCGGGAAAAAGATTTTCTAGTAAAAGTACAACCAGGTGTGACACGTTCCCAATTAAATAAAGAACTGAAAAAATACGGGTTATTTTTTCCAGTAGATCCAGGGGCAGATGCAACACTTGGCGGTATGGCTGCTACGAATGCCAGTGGAACAATGTCTGTCCGCTATGGCATCATGCGTGACCAAGTCCGAGATTTAGAAGTTGTACTTGTAGACGGAAAAACGATACACACTGGCAATTTAGCGGAAAAGTCATCATCCGGTTATCATCTGAATGGCATTTTTGTAGGGTCTGAAGGTACACTAGGTTGTTTTACAGAATTAACGCTAAAGGTATACGGTATACCAGAACATCAAATAGCTGCAAGAGCATCATTTAACATGGTGGATGATGCAGTCGAAGCTGTCACAGCTATATTACAAGCCGGAGTGCCAATTGCCAGAATGGAGCTTTTAGATGAGCCATCTATGGTGCAAGCGAATCAATATAGTGAAACAGGCTACAAAGAAGTACCAACATTGTTTTTAGAATTTCACGGAAATGAAGCAGGTCTAACACAGGATGTTTCATTTGCGGAAGATATCCTCAACGACTTCGGCTGTTTAGAAGTAACATTTGAAGCAGAAACTGCAGCACGGAATAAGCTTTGGGAAGCAAGACATCATGTACTCTACGCTTACACTCATGGCTACCCGGGAAGAAAATTAATGATAACGGACGTTTGTCTCCCTATTTCTGAATTAGCAGGAGCTATTCAAGATGCAAGGAAAACCCTAAGGGCATTAAGCCTTCAAGGCGGCATCGTCGGGCATGTAGGTGATGGGAACTATCATATTTTTTTAATGATTGATCTCAATAACCCCGAAGAAGTTCAAAATGCGAATCAATTAAATGAACACATCGTTGAATACGCGCTTAACCGTGGAGGTACTTGCACCGGCGAACACGGCGTTGGAATTGGAAAACAAAAATATCAGAAACAAGAACATGGTGAAGCGCTTCATCTGATGGAGAAAATAAAGTCGACGCTTGATCCGCGTGATTTATTTAACCCGAATAAGATTGTGAAGCAGAATGTTTCAGCAGAATGA
- the ectB gene encoding diaminobutyrate--2-oxoglutarate transaminase: protein MTTALLSDKEMKTFEEIESTVRSYSRGWPTIFEKAKGYKLWDIEGKEYIDFFAGAGALNYGHNSDAMQEKLIEYIKNDGIIHSLDMGTSPRKEFLERFKEVILTPRNLDYKIMFPGPTGTNTVESALKIARKVTDRDTVISFTNAFHGMTIGSLSVTANSFKRHGAGIPLHHTVSMPFDDYVEDQNSIAYLERFLEDSGSGVALPAAIILETVQGEGGMNAARMEWMKKIERICKRWDILLIIDDVQAGCGRTGTFFSFEPAEINPDIVCLSKSIGGIGLPMAITLIKPEYDQWEPGEHNGTFRGNNLAFLAATEALTHWETDELSHAIQEKASILADMVNHWVKKYPELKAEARGRGLMQGIAIDVEGLASDICGEAFKRGLIVETSGPNDEVVKFLPPLTIEQEGLEKGLGILDDSIKHVLA, encoded by the coding sequence ATGACAACGGCTTTATTAAGCGATAAGGAAATGAAAACGTTTGAAGAAATAGAATCGACCGTAAGAAGCTACAGCAGGGGATGGCCGACCATTTTTGAAAAGGCAAAAGGATATAAATTGTGGGATATAGAAGGAAAAGAGTACATTGATTTTTTTGCCGGGGCAGGAGCGCTGAATTACGGCCATAATAGTGATGCAATGCAGGAAAAATTAATTGAGTATATTAAAAATGATGGAATTATACACAGCCTCGATATGGGAACATCTCCAAGAAAGGAATTTCTCGAACGCTTCAAAGAAGTAATACTTACACCACGTAATCTCGATTATAAGATTATGTTTCCCGGCCCAACGGGTACAAATACCGTAGAAAGTGCGTTGAAAATAGCCAGAAAAGTAACCGATAGAGATACGGTGATTAGTTTCACAAATGCTTTTCATGGAATGACAATTGGATCGCTCTCGGTGACAGCTAATTCATTTAAACGTCATGGTGCGGGCATCCCGCTTCATCATACGGTATCCATGCCATTCGATGATTATGTGGAAGATCAGAATTCAATTGCTTATTTGGAAAGATTTCTAGAGGACAGCGGAAGTGGTGTTGCCCTGCCGGCAGCCATTATTCTGGAAACAGTTCAAGGAGAAGGTGGCATGAATGCGGCTAGGATGGAATGGATGAAAAAAATCGAACGTATTTGCAAACGTTGGGATATTTTATTAATTATTGATGATGTTCAAGCAGGTTGCGGACGAACTGGTACATTCTTTAGTTTTGAGCCTGCCGAAATTAATCCAGATATTGTCTGTCTTTCCAAATCAATTGGCGGAATTGGACTGCCCATGGCCATTACATTAATTAAACCAGAGTATGATCAATGGGAACCCGGTGAGCATAACGGAACATTCCGTGGAAATAATTTGGCATTTCTTGCAGCAACAGAAGCCTTGACTCATTGGGAGACAGATGAATTAAGTCATGCGATACAAGAGAAAGCCAGCATCTTGGCAGATATGGTCAACCATTGGGTGAAAAAATATCCCGAACTTAAGGCCGAAGCTCGTGGAAGAGGATTAATGCAAGGTATAGCAATCGACGTAGAAGGTCTTGCAAGTGACATTTGCGGAGAAGCGTTTAAGCGCGGTTTGATTGTGGAAACTTCCGGGCCGAATGATGAGGTTGTTAAATTCTTGCCACCACTAACGATTGAGCAAGAAGGGCTTGAGAAAGGACTCGGTATTCTTGATGATAGTATCAAGCATGTTCTTGCTTAA
- the ectA gene encoding diaminobutyrate acetyltransferase: MTREKDIKTDFHFRKPNKDDGAAVWELIKQTGVLDLNSSYSYLMWCEIFSETSIVTEREGETVGFISGFIHPDTPNTLFIWQVAVNESERGNGLGTKMLFQLLNREHCGAIEYVEATVSPSNTPSRNLFQGLAQKLKTHCEVDDYFSSNDFPGEGHEDELLFKIGPIEEEKIWIKG, encoded by the coding sequence TTGACAAGGGAAAAGGACATAAAAACTGATTTTCATTTTCGTAAGCCGAATAAAGACGATGGTGCAGCTGTTTGGGAATTAATTAAACAAACTGGTGTGTTAGATCTTAACTCTTCTTATAGCTATCTCATGTGGTGTGAGATTTTTTCAGAAACATCGATTGTCACGGAAAGAGAAGGGGAGACTGTCGGATTTATTTCCGGGTTTATTCATCCGGATACACCGAATACATTGTTCATTTGGCAAGTAGCTGTTAATGAATCCGAACGTGGTAATGGATTGGGGACGAAAATGTTGTTTCAACTGCTAAACCGTGAACATTGCGGGGCTATTGAATATGTAGAAGCAACTGTATCTCCATCAAATACGCCGTCACGAAACCTATTTCAAGGTCTTGCCCAAAAGCTGAAGACCCATTGTGAGGTAGACGATTATTTTTCATCAAATGATTTTCCCGGAGAAGGCCATGAAGATGAATTATTGTTTAAAATCGGACCGATTGAAGAAGAAAAAATATGGATAAAAGGATGA
- a CDS encoding FIMAH domain-containing protein: protein MNKLGWKIVVLFVLTISLWQTSELNALEDPAYEMNDADEYEAEIDIADDDLSEWTNHEELGEELYRIEEESNGNVEVDVLGNSHQNNEIYAARVGDGDRVLLIDSEIHGNEKSGTEAILSMLDTLGTSNDPEVQEVRDELTIITVPKLNPDGSELSQRQNDISWDEVVDNHPQLEGAEPAWYWSEENNGFDINRDFNPNLDYEPQPEDLPGTSADFGLFLSNESRILADLYQDLQDEFGEVEAYVNLHHMGTPQLEGTDEDVTVALSYPPLGPENNPKYDDWPELDQDKSRRYTMAAANGMEENADSDEYPVLARYTNPDIYDLSGIALGAFGLNGSASVLFEMAGQQPQTPYDEELIEVVEDGLWGIANQMADDTVDEIDGDDFYDIPKYWPDEPSVSEPDQYSTDFTDDEVGQTPKDWSPIWQGQEDQFTVLDEPNRLQYVAGSGVRGLTSDVVGEIFGSAEIFGLVRGSNVQDTLFEIGFHMSGSSTYENAIYADAQMPNGDSDESTIRIMERNGGSTETLASEELPFTLKEEEWYRVLLQRDADALRLKMWPDGEEEPKTWQVIETQGNNYGGKVGISHYTPGAINDYAFIGVGIGGLEAPHAPDDLLDPDLPEDITAAEIITMVESFAEEGEFESDEVVHSLVTHLRAVGHYEDQKETEKVIQHMEGFQDLLNHYKENALIADEAYDMLLAYSDKLIEA, encoded by the coding sequence TTGAACAAGCTTGGTTGGAAAATAGTAGTCTTATTTGTTTTGACTATATCGCTTTGGCAAACCAGTGAACTGAATGCGTTGGAAGATCCTGCATATGAAATGAATGATGCGGATGAATATGAAGCTGAAATAGATATCGCAGATGATGATTTATCTGAATGGACTAACCATGAGGAGTTAGGTGAAGAATTATATCGGATAGAAGAAGAAAGCAATGGAAATGTAGAAGTTGATGTATTAGGAAATTCCCATCAAAATAATGAGATTTACGCTGCTCGTGTAGGAGATGGGGATAGGGTACTTCTTATTGATAGTGAAATACACGGTAACGAAAAATCTGGAACCGAGGCAATTCTTTCAATGCTTGACACACTTGGGACAAGCAATGATCCTGAAGTGCAAGAGGTGCGAGATGAATTAACAATAATTACGGTTCCTAAGTTAAATCCTGATGGTTCAGAACTATCTCAGCGTCAAAATGATATTTCTTGGGATGAAGTTGTAGACAATCATCCACAACTTGAAGGAGCTGAACCAGCATGGTATTGGAGCGAGGAAAATAATGGCTTTGATATTAACCGGGATTTCAATCCAAACCTGGATTATGAGCCTCAACCTGAAGATCTTCCAGGAACAAGTGCAGACTTTGGTTTGTTTTTATCAAATGAATCTCGTATTCTTGCTGATTTATATCAAGATTTACAAGATGAATTCGGTGAAGTAGAAGCTTATGTGAATCTTCATCATATGGGAACCCCACAATTAGAAGGAACGGACGAAGATGTCACTGTTGCGCTAAGTTACCCTCCTCTAGGGCCAGAAAACAACCCAAAGTATGATGACTGGCCAGAGTTAGATCAAGACAAGTCACGACGTTATACAATGGCTGCTGCCAATGGCATGGAGGAGAATGCAGATAGCGATGAATATCCTGTTTTGGCACGATATACGAACCCTGATATCTATGATCTATCTGGTATAGCCTTAGGGGCGTTTGGGCTTAATGGAAGTGCATCTGTATTATTTGAAATGGCAGGTCAACAGCCACAGACTCCATACGATGAAGAGTTGATCGAAGTTGTTGAAGATGGACTATGGGGCATAGCCAACCAAATGGCAGATGATACTGTTGATGAAATAGATGGTGACGATTTTTACGATATTCCAAAATATTGGCCAGATGAGCCTAGTGTTTCTGAACCTGACCAATATTCCACAGACTTTACGGATGATGAAGTTGGCCAAACACCTAAGGATTGGTCTCCAATATGGCAAGGCCAGGAAGACCAATTTACAGTTTTAGATGAACCCAACCGATTGCAATATGTTGCAGGATCTGGCGTACGAGGTTTAACTTCGGATGTAGTTGGTGAAATTTTTGGAAGCGCTGAGATTTTTGGGCTTGTTCGTGGAAGCAATGTCCAGGACACGCTATTCGAAATTGGATTTCATATGTCTGGTTCTTCAACATATGAAAATGCTATTTATGCCGATGCACAAATGCCAAATGGAGATTCGGATGAAAGCACTATTCGAATTATGGAACGTAACGGTGGAAGTACAGAAACGCTTGCTTCCGAAGAACTTCCATTTACGTTAAAGGAAGAGGAATGGTATCGCGTGCTATTACAGAGGGATGCTGATGCCCTACGATTGAAAATGTGGCCAGATGGGGAAGAGGAACCTAAAACCTGGCAAGTTATCGAGACTCAAGGAAATAACTACGGTGGAAAAGTTGGTATTTCCCACTATACTCCAGGAGCAATCAATGATTATGCATTTATCGGTGTTGGCATTGGAGGTTTAGAAGCACCACACGCACCGGATGACCTTCTTGATCCAGATTTACCTGAAGACATCACAGCAGCTGAAATAATTACAATGGTGGAAAGCTTCGCCGAAGAAGGAGAATTTGAATCTGATGAAGTTGTTCATTCCCTGGTGACACACTTGAGGGCTGTAGGTCATTATGAAGATCAAAAAGAAACGGAAAAAGTCATCCAGCATATGGAAGGATTTCAAGATTTGCTCAATCACTACAAAGAAAACGCGTTGATCGCTGATGAAGCGTATGATATGCTCCTAGCGTATTCCGATAAATTGATAGAAGCATAG
- the thpD gene encoding ectoine hydroxylase produces MEDLYPSRQNNKPEILKRKDPVIHTDRSKDNQAPLSKEQLDSYERNGFLQLEDFFSPQEVMAMQNGIFELQDASQDITSEKVIREPQSEEIRSIFHVHHDDNYFKQVANDQRLLDIVNYLLGSDVYIHQSRINYKPEFSGKEFDWHSDFETWHVEDGMPRMRAVSLSIALSDNYTFNGPLMLIPRSHNYYISCAGETPDDNYKDSLQKQKLGVPDHDTLRWLADQGGGISVPTGKAGAITLFECNTMHGSSGNITPYSRNNLFMVYNSVENQLIRPYSGGKERPEFIAVREGAATLSGSR; encoded by the coding sequence ATGGAAGATCTTTATCCATCCCGCCAAAATAACAAACCGGAAATTTTAAAGCGAAAGGATCCTGTGATTCACACAGATCGTTCAAAAGACAATCAAGCCCCCCTTTCGAAAGAACAGCTTGATTCGTATGAAAGAAATGGATTCTTGCAGCTTGAGGATTTCTTCTCTCCTCAGGAAGTAATGGCAATGCAAAACGGTATTTTTGAACTACAGGACGCTAGCCAGGATATCACTTCTGAGAAAGTGATCCGTGAACCACAAAGTGAAGAAATCAGATCAATTTTTCATGTGCATCATGATGACAACTATTTTAAACAAGTTGCGAATGATCAGCGCCTGCTCGATATCGTAAACTATCTTCTTGGAAGTGATGTCTATATACACCAATCTAGAATCAACTATAAACCGGAATTCTCAGGCAAAGAATTTGATTGGCATTCGGATTTTGAAACATGGCATGTGGAAGATGGAATGCCACGGATGAGAGCGGTCAGTCTATCGATTGCCTTATCCGACAACTATACATTCAACGGGCCTTTAATGCTTATACCCAGGTCCCATAACTACTATATCAGCTGCGCGGGTGAAACACCTGATGATAACTATAAAGATTCGCTGCAAAAACAAAAACTTGGTGTTCCTGATCATGACACCCTGCGCTGGTTAGCTGATCAAGGAGGCGGTATCTCCGTACCAACCGGAAAAGCTGGTGCCATTACCTTATTTGAATGCAATACCATGCATGGATCAAGCGGTAATATTACACCATATAGCCGCAACAATTTATTCATGGTTTATAATAGCGTTGAAAATCAATTGATCCGACCATATTCAGGAGGGAAAGAACGACCTGAATTCATTGCAGTACGGGAAGGTGCTGCAACCCTAAGTGGTAGTAGATAA
- a CDS encoding ectoine synthase: MIVKSLEEIVGTEDETSEENWTSRRFLLKKDGVGFSMNDTIIKAGTDNFFWYKNHIEAVYCIEGEGEIEKVETGDVYQLKAGTMYILNENDKHRLRARTQMRMVCVFNPPLVGRETHNEEGYYPLLTE; encoded by the coding sequence ATGATCGTAAAATCACTGGAAGAGATTGTTGGAACGGAAGATGAAACATCTGAAGAAAACTGGACGAGTCGCCGCTTTCTGTTGAAAAAAGACGGAGTAGGCTTCAGCATGAATGATACCATTATTAAAGCGGGAACAGATAATTTCTTCTGGTACAAAAATCATATCGAAGCAGTGTACTGCATTGAAGGCGAAGGTGAAATTGAAAAAGTCGAAACCGGTGATGTATACCAACTTAAAGCAGGAACGATGTATATCCTCAATGAAAATGACAAGCATCGACTACGCGCCAGAACGCAGATGCGCATGGTTTGTGTCTTCAACCCGCCACTTGTAGGAAGAGAAACACATAATGAAGAAGGATATTATCCGTTATTGACCGAATAG
- a CDS encoding SDR family NAD(P)-dependent oxidoreductase, which yields MRVEDKVAIVTGASAGIGKSIAIMLAKEGAKVILTDIKETEGKQVVDMIKGQNGEATFIHQDVSKDDEWKKVTKIAEETYGKVDILVNNAGVYMAKSVGDTTLDDWDFLMDINVKGTFLGMKHILPLMRKHQSGSIINMSSVAGLNGSENHSLYCASKGAVRLMTKAVAAEAGTDKIRVNSVHPGLIVTEMGDDVINGMGITVEDFAQGTLLKRAGNTNDIAQIILYLASDESTYVTAQEMVVDGGLA from the coding sequence ATGAGAGTAGAAGACAAAGTAGCTATTGTAACTGGTGCTAGTGCAGGTATTGGAAAAAGTATTGCAATAATGTTAGCAAAAGAAGGGGCAAAAGTTATATTAACAGATATAAAAGAAACGGAGGGGAAACAAGTTGTCGATATGATTAAGGGGCAAAATGGCGAAGCTACTTTCATTCACCAAGATGTTTCCAAAGATGACGAATGGAAAAAGGTTACAAAAATCGCAGAGGAAACATATGGTAAAGTCGACATTTTAGTAAATAATGCGGGCGTCTATATGGCTAAATCTGTTGGGGATACGACGTTAGATGATTGGGATTTCTTAATGGACATTAATGTTAAAGGTACTTTTTTAGGTATGAAGCATATTTTGCCATTAATGCGCAAACACCAAAGTGGATCCATTATTAATATGTCATCTGTTGCAGGTTTAAACGGTTCAGAAAATCATTCCTTATATTGTGCAAGTAAAGGGGCCGTAAGATTAATGACGAAAGCCGTTGCCGCAGAAGCAGGTACTGACAAGATCCGTGTCAACTCTGTTCACCCTGGCTTAATTGTTACTGAAATGGGAGATGATGTTATAAATGGTATGGGAATCACAGTTGAGGACTTTGCCCAAGGGACCCTACTAAAGAGAGCTGGGAATACAAATGACATCGCTCAAATCATCTTGTATCTAGCTTCCGACGAATCAACATATGTTACCGCTCAAGAAATGGTCGTTGACGGTGGTCTAGCATAA